The following nucleotide sequence is from Apium graveolens cultivar Ventura chromosome 4, ASM990537v1, whole genome shotgun sequence.
GGAACTATATTGGATTCTTATGCTTTACCAGAAGATGTTAGTGCTCAGTGGTTGGAGTGGAAATCGACTGCGGAATTAGTTGCTGACGAAAGAGCCATTCAAATTATTCGCCGGAATTCACCGTACAATTATGTTCAGACTAGGAGCTATTCCTCATCTTATTCTAGTTGCGGACTTCGTTCTCTTTCTAATGGTCGATTTGCTTATTTTGGAGTGAATGCTTCTACTGATTATGGAGTGCGTTCTTCTAGTGGAACTATATTGGATTCTTATGCTTTACCAGAAGATGTTAGTGCTCAGTGGTTGGAGTGGAAATCGACTGCGGAATTAGTTGCTGACAAAAGAGCCATTCAAATTATTTGTCGGAATTCACCGTACAATTATGTTCAGACTAGGAGCTATTCCTCATCTTATTCTAGTTGTGGACTTCGTTCTCTTTCTAATGGTCGATTTGCTTATTTTGGAGTGAATGCTTCTACTGATTATGGAGTGCGTTCTTCTACTGGTTTTGATGTGCAGCTGCAGTATGATCAAACTGGGAGCAATTCCCCTGCTTATTCTGTTTGTGGACTTGGTTCTTTTTCGGGTTGTGGACTTGCTTATTCTGGAGTGAATGCTTTTACCGGTTATGGAGTGCGTTTTTCCTCCAGTTCTGCTGTGCGGCTGCAGTATGATCACATTGGAAGCAATTCCCTTGCTTATTCTGGTTGTGGACTTCGTGCCTTTTCCAGCTTTGGACTTGCTTCTGGAGTGAATGCTTCTACTGC
It contains:
- the LOC141720405 gene encoding uncharacterized protein LOC141720405 isoform X4, with translation MGQHRNRNRKSAGLDLNSVLWYDYAEKKLLDYEAVTFSLEELCLDIQYLHLITKSNIKDHSHGICFQRAFCFFIIPCVLLDWKEGIALLLSEADEGTILDSYALPEDVSAQWLEWKSTAELVADERAIQIIRRNSPYNYVQTRSYSSSYSSCGLRSLSNGRFAYFGVNASTDYGVRSSSGTILDSYALPEDVSAQWLEWKSTAELVADKRAIQIICRNSPYNYVQTRSYSSSYSSCGLRSLSNGRFAYFGVNASTDYGVRSSTGFDVQLQYDQTGSNSPAYSVCGLGSFSGCGLAYSGVNAFTGYGVRFSSSSAVRLQYDHIGSNSLAYSGCGLRAFSSFGLASGVNASTAYGVRSSSGSAVQLQYDQIGRYSSAYARCGLAYSVYGVRCSSSGSAVQLQYDQIGRYSSAYARCGLAYSGVNASSGCRVRSCTSAVLLRSSALLRSAGTTADAAMCLSLVIGIISCCK